The DNA sequence TCCGGATTGCCGCACAGATTCAGGCACAGTGTGTACACGTAGTCCCCGTGCCGCCGATAGAGCTCGTCCAGGGCGGCCGTATCGCCCTGCTGGACGCGTGCGATGAGGGCGGCCTCGTCTGCGGGTGCGCGAGTCGCCCGCTTCCCGTCGCTCAACCAGAGCTCTCCGCGGTTGCCATATCGGCTCGGGATCATCTTCTACTACCTTTGACGCACCCTCGACCATGAAAGGTTACAGGCTCGCGGCTACGGCTTCATTTCGGCGGGAGTGCGGCCTCCCCTGGCCTCTCGGAAAACCTCGGGTCAAGGCGCATGTTCATTCTTGACCCTGGCGAACGCATCAAGTAGAATACAGCGAGTCCGCTTGGTCGTCGCTCGGCGGGGCACAAGCACGTTCACGGGGGCATGAATGCCAAAGACGGTTTATTTCGCCAACAGGCGCGCGGCGGGTCGCACTCCGGGGCTGCTGCGCAAGACGGCGCAGTTGTTCGACCGGGCCAGGTTCGCGCGCGCCATCAACCGCGGCGACCTGGTGGCGATCAAGACTCATTTTGGCGAGTCTGGCAACACCGCGTTCCTGCCGCCGATATATGTGCGCGTGATCGTGGACAAGGTGCGAGCGGCGGGGGGCAAGCCGTTTCTCACCGACACCAATACCCTCTATCGCGGCGAACGCTCCAACGCGGTGGATCACCTCGCGCTCTGCTGCGAGCACGGCTTTTCCTATGCGGCGATGGGGTGCCCGGTGATCATCGCGGACGGACTGCGGGGAGGTCATTTCGTCGAGGTGCCGGTCAACGGCAAGCACTTCCAGCAGGTGCGGATGGCGGGCGACATCTTCCACGCCGACGCCTGCATCGTGCTGTCGCATTTCAAGGGGCACTGCCAGATGGGATTCGGCGGCGCGCTCAAGAACGTGGCCATGGGCATGGCGAATCGCGGCGGCAAGCAGGCGCTGCACTCGCAGGTTTACCCCGAAGTTGACGCCGACCTGTGCACCGCGTGCGGGCTGTGCGCCAAGTGGTGCCCGGCGGACTGCATCACCATCGTCCGCCAGCAGCGGGCGCGGATCGGCAAGCGCCAGTGCATGGGCTGCGGGGAATGCTCGGCGGTGTGCCCGACCGGGGCGATCGCCGTGCGCTGGGGCGATTCGCAGCGCAAGGAGCAGGAGCGCATCGCCGAGTTCTGCCTGGCGGTGACGCAGCAGAAGCAGGACCGCATCGGGTTCATGAACTTCCTGCTCAACATCACGCCCGACTGCGACTGCTTGACGAAGAGCGACGCCCCGATCGTGCCCGATATCGGCGTCATGTCATCGTGGGACCCGGTGGCGATTGACCAGGCCTCGCTCGACCTGGTGAACGCGCAGCAAGGCTTTGCGGATTCCGAGTTGAAGAGCGGCCACGAGCCGGGCGGGGACAAGTTCCGCGGCGTCAACCCCCATATTGACCATACGATGCAGTTGGCCTACGCGGAGGAGATCGGCGTCGGCGAGCGCAAGTACAGCCTGGTGCGGCTCGACAAGGAGTGAGGGGTCGGGAGGCAGAGATGGCCGGCGGCGAGGATTTCGCTGAGGAGGTAGTGCGTCAGGTGCGCGAGGCGGGCGAGCGGCGCGAGCAGGACGACAGTGATCTGAAGCCCTCGGAGGAGCTGATCGCC is a window from the Armatimonadota bacterium genome containing:
- a CDS encoding DUF362 domain-containing protein translates to MPKTVYFANRRAAGRTPGLLRKTAQLFDRARFARAINRGDLVAIKTHFGESGNTAFLPPIYVRVIVDKVRAAGGKPFLTDTNTLYRGERSNAVDHLALCCEHGFSYAAMGCPVIIADGLRGGHFVEVPVNGKHFQQVRMAGDIFHADACIVLSHFKGHCQMGFGGALKNVAMGMANRGGKQALHSQVYPEVDADLCTACGLCAKWCPADCITIVRQQRARIGKRQCMGCGECSAVCPTGAIAVRWGDSQRKEQERIAEFCLAVTQQKQDRIGFMNFLLNITPDCDCLTKSDAPIVPDIGVMSSWDPVAIDQASLDLVNAQQGFADSELKSGHEPGGDKFRGVNPHIDHTMQLAYAEEIGVGERKYSLVRLDKE